The proteins below are encoded in one region of Halalkalicoccus jeotgali B3:
- a CDS encoding acyltransferase, translated as MTETRVELGEDCVIDDPDSVGYLHDESADPAVIGDRARIRKGTIVYADTEIGDDFITGHNALVREKTTIGDGVIVGTDTVIDGTTEIGSHVSLQTGVYVPTDTTIGSNVFVGPRAVMTNDPYPVRREVDLVGPTLEDGVSVGANATILPGVRIGAGSFVAAGATVTEDVPPHTLALGTPARNRDLPESLSGENLLNE; from the coding sequence ATGACCGAAACGCGCGTCGAACTCGGTGAGGACTGTGTGATCGACGATCCCGATTCCGTGGGGTATCTCCACGACGAGTCGGCCGATCCCGCCGTCATCGGCGATCGGGCACGCATCCGCAAGGGTACCATCGTCTACGCCGACACGGAGATCGGCGACGATTTCATTACGGGCCACAACGCTCTCGTGCGCGAGAAGACGACGATCGGTGACGGCGTGATCGTCGGCACTGACACCGTCATCGACGGTACCACGGAGATCGGCTCGCACGTCAGCCTCCAGACCGGGGTTTACGTCCCGACGGACACGACCATCGGGTCGAACGTCTTCGTCGGCCCGCGTGCGGTGATGACGAACGATCCCTACCCCGTCCGACGGGAGGTCGATCTCGTGGGGCCGACCCTCGAGGACGGCGTCTCGGTCGGCGCGAACGCGACGATCCTCCCGGGTGTTCGTATCGGTGCCGGTTCGTTCGTCGCGGCCGGTGCGACCGTCACCGAGGACGTCCCGCCCCACACCCTCGCGCTCGGAACGCCCGCCCGGAATCGAGACCTTCCCGAGTCCCTCTCGGGGGAGAACCTACTCAATGAGTAA
- a CDS encoding hybrid sensor histidine kinase/response regulator: protein MNADPAFGSVLLIEDNPGDARLIEEMLREYRDDPPIEFAHESSLDAGLDRLVDVDPDVLLLDLRLSDSTGLDTLERVLGATDTVPVIVLTGMPEASLGMEAVSYGAQDYLVKDDVTPEVLARAIRYSIERKKTERELRTRTRELAILNQLTRHDIRNDISLVVGRAREVTEYVEPRGQEAVDEIIQSSNHVLQLTRTVGDIVETVTDDEEVDLYPVVLSQVLATEVERAQELYRDVDLSIEGEVAGLRVRANDLLSSVVGNLISNAIFYNDKDVPTVRLSADPTDETVVVQVADNGPGIPDRRKDRIFAEGEQGEASSGMGIGLSLVDRLVTRYDGEIWVEDNDPEGSVFCVELRRTG from the coding sequence ATGAACGCCGATCCGGCGTTCGGGTCGGTCCTGTTGATCGAGGACAACCCCGGCGACGCCAGACTCATCGAGGAGATGCTGCGTGAGTACCGTGACGACCCACCCATCGAGTTCGCCCACGAATCGTCGCTCGATGCCGGTCTCGACCGTCTCGTCGACGTCGACCCGGACGTGTTGTTGCTCGACCTCCGCTTGTCCGATAGCACCGGTCTCGACACGCTCGAACGCGTCCTCGGGGCGACCGATACCGTTCCGGTGATCGTCCTGACTGGAATGCCCGAGGCGAGTCTCGGGATGGAGGCCGTCTCCTACGGCGCACAGGACTACCTCGTGAAGGACGACGTCACGCCGGAGGTCCTCGCGCGGGCGATCCGGTACTCCATCGAGCGAAAGAAGACCGAGCGCGAACTCAGGACGCGCACCCGGGAGCTCGCCATCCTCAACCAGCTCACCCGCCACGACATCAGAAACGACATCAGCCTCGTCGTCGGGCGCGCCCGCGAGGTGACCGAGTACGTCGAACCGCGCGGCCAAGAGGCCGTCGACGAGATCATCCAATCGAGCAACCACGTCCTCCAGTTGACCCGGACCGTCGGCGACATCGTCGAGACCGTCACCGACGACGAGGAGGTCGATCTCTATCCCGTCGTCCTCTCGCAGGTGCTCGCGACCGAGGTCGAGCGCGCCCAAGAGCTCTATCGGGACGTCGACCTCTCGATCGAGGGCGAGGTCGCGGGGCTTCGGGTGCGCGCGAACGACCTCCTCTCGTCGGTCGTCGGCAACCTCATCAGCAACGCCATCTTCTACAACGACAAGGACGTTCCTACCGTCCGGCTCTCGGCCGACCCCACCGACGAGACGGTGGTCGTCCAGGTCGCCGACAACGGCCCCGGCATCCCCGACCGGCGCAAGGACCGGATCTTCGCCGAGGGCGAACAGGGCGAGGCGAGTTCGGGCATGGGGATCGGACTCTCGCTGGTCGATCGCCTCGTCACCCGATATGACGGCGAGATCTGGGTCGAGGACAACGACCCCGAGGGATCGGTGTTCTGCGTCGAACTCCGACGGACCGGGTAG
- a CDS encoding nucleotide sugar dehydrogenase, translating into MPEPLGDTVCLVGLGYVGLPLASAFDEEGLDVIGYDVDDEKIAGLSAGRDPTGEIGDDAVANSTIEFTTDPADIERADYVIITVPTPVDSMKNPDLGFIEAAGRTVGEHLASDATVVLESTVYPGVTRDVLGPTIEEASGLTQREGFNMGYSPERLSPGTDKSLREVKKIVSGDSEETLADLAALYGRIIDAGLYEAPTIETAEAAKVLENVQRDVNIAVVNELALICDHMGLDTREVIDAAASKWNFHEYTPGLVGGHCIPVDPLFLVHGSERAGYSPKLILQAREVNEYMPKHTAELTLKALNESGKVLQDSRLVVLGLAYKPNVGDLRTSEIGGVITTLAEYGIECDGYDPLAPDDRIRDSFGIDPLPELDFEGADGIVLATPHDAILENFDLSAAKEQLAENPVFIDVKGVLDDEEVTEAGYAYRKL; encoded by the coding sequence ATGCCTGAACCACTCGGAGACACGGTCTGTCTCGTCGGCCTCGGCTACGTCGGGCTGCCGCTTGCGAGCGCCTTCGACGAGGAAGGCCTCGACGTGATCGGCTACGACGTCGACGATGAGAAGATCGCCGGACTCTCGGCGGGACGTGATCCCACCGGCGAGATCGGCGACGACGCCGTCGCAAACAGCACCATCGAGTTCACCACCGATCCGGCGGACATCGAACGCGCCGACTACGTCATCATCACGGTGCCGACTCCGGTCGACAGTATGAAAAACCCCGACCTCGGGTTCATCGAGGCCGCGGGGCGAACCGTCGGTGAACATCTCGCGAGCGATGCGACCGTCGTTCTCGAATCGACGGTCTATCCGGGCGTGACTCGGGACGTCCTCGGACCCACGATCGAGGAAGCGTCGGGGTTAACCCAGAGAGAGGGGTTCAACATGGGCTACTCGCCCGAGCGCCTCTCGCCTGGCACCGACAAGAGTCTCCGTGAGGTCAAGAAGATCGTTAGCGGCGACTCCGAGGAAACCCTCGCGGATCTGGCCGCCCTCTACGGTCGGATCATCGACGCCGGGCTGTACGAGGCGCCGACGATCGAAACTGCCGAGGCCGCGAAGGTCCTCGAGAACGTCCAGCGGGACGTCAACATCGCGGTCGTCAACGAGCTCGCGCTGATCTGCGATCACATGGGGTTGGATACGAGGGAAGTGATCGACGCGGCGGCCTCGAAGTGGAACTTCCACGAGTACACTCCGGGGCTCGTCGGCGGACACTGTATCCCCGTCGACCCCCTGTTTCTGGTCCATGGGTCCGAACGCGCGGGCTACTCCCCGAAGCTGATTCTCCAGGCCCGCGAGGTCAACGAGTACATGCCCAAGCACACGGCCGAGCTCACGCTGAAGGCGCTCAACGAGTCGGGGAAAGTGCTTCAGGACAGTCGACTGGTCGTCCTCGGGTTGGCATACAAGCCAAACGTCGGGGACCTGCGGACCTCCGAGATCGGCGGCGTCATCACGACGCTCGCGGAGTACGGTATCGAGTGTGACGGCTACGACCCCCTCGCTCCGGACGACCGGATCCGTGACTCGTTCGGGATCGATCCGCTCCCCGAGCTCGATTTCGAGGGTGCAGACGGGATCGTCCTGGCGACACCACACGACGCGATCCTTGAGAACTTCGACCTCTCGGCGGCGAAAGAACAGCTCGCCGAGAACCCGGTGTTCATCGACGTGAAGGGCGTACTGGACGACGAGGAGGTCACGGAGGCTGGGTATGCCTACCGAAAACTCTGA
- a CDS encoding DegT/DnrJ/EryC1/StrS family aminotransferase, with amino-acid sequence MIPIANPDIGDDEREAVDEVLESGYIASGDVVTDFEAEFADFCGADRGVATANGTAALHAACEALDVRGEAVITTPFSFVATGNSIRLAGGEPVFADIDPETYTLDPDAVESILREREDVAAIMPVHLYGLPADMERFVELGAKYDVAIIEDAAQAHGASVDGTRVGSLGDVACFSFYPTKNMTTGEGGMVTTDDPEIETAIRQFINHGRDGSAQYAHTTVGHNLRLTNIAAALGRVQLERLPKFTEARRENARLLDEGLVDTAVETPTVPEGTRHVYHQYTVRTEDRDALQSALEEGGVDSKIYYPTCIHELAAYEGYSAAVPNATRAAAEVLSLPVHPNVSSDDVDRIVEAVADAGVQHV; translated from the coding sequence ATGATCCCGATCGCGAACCCAGACATCGGGGACGACGAGCGCGAGGCCGTCGACGAGGTCCTCGAGTCGGGATATATCGCCAGCGGCGACGTCGTCACCGACTTCGAAGCGGAGTTCGCCGACTTTTGTGGCGCCGATCGCGGCGTCGCGACCGCCAACGGCACCGCCGCCCTCCACGCCGCCTGCGAGGCGCTCGACGTTCGCGGCGAGGCGGTGATCACGACGCCCTTTTCGTTCGTCGCGACCGGCAACTCGATCCGACTGGCCGGCGGCGAGCCGGTCTTTGCCGACATCGACCCCGAGACTTACACGCTCGATCCTGACGCCGTCGAGTCGATCCTCCGCGAGCGCGAGGACGTCGCGGCGATCATGCCGGTCCACCTCTACGGGCTACCGGCGGACATGGAGCGCTTCGTAGAACTCGGAGCGAAGTACGACGTCGCGATCATCGAAGACGCCGCCCAGGCCCACGGTGCGAGTGTCGACGGCACGCGGGTCGGATCGCTCGGGGACGTAGCCTGCTTTTCGTTTTACCCGACGAAGAACATGACGACCGGCGAGGGGGGAATGGTAACGACGGACGACCCCGAGATCGAAACGGCGATCAGACAGTTCATCAACCACGGTCGCGACGGGAGCGCCCAGTACGCCCACACCACGGTCGGGCACAACCTGCGGTTGACGAACATCGCCGCGGCCCTCGGACGCGTTCAACTAGAGCGCCTCCCCAAGTTCACCGAGGCTCGACGGGAAAACGCACGTCTGCTCGACGAGGGACTGGTCGATACCGCAGTCGAGACGCCGACGGTGCCCGAGGGAACCAGACACGTCTACCATCAGTATACGGTCCGGACCGAGGACCGCGACGCCCTCCAGAGCGCACTCGAGGAAGGAGGCGTCGACAGCAAGATCTACTACCCGACGTGCATCCACGAACTGGCGGCCTACGAGGGCTACAGCGCGGCCGTTCCGAACGCGACGCGCGCGGCGGCGGAAGTCCTTTCGCTGCCGGTCCACCCGAACGTCTCATCGGACGACGTGGATCGGATCGTTGAAGCCGTCGCGGACGCAGGAGTACAACATGTCTGA
- a CDS encoding glycosyltransferase family 4 protein has protein sequence MSERLDVAFVPAECPGSDGTGATHSSTIYIERLSHHHDLTVYVSTQMDAREATLPAQDRVEYVLHDRLPKLPHPIFTKMDALREERAALERHDLVHSYSSAFIPVLADLDVPTLLTLNSYLPVCPKADMMYHGERKCSGPGQLKCATCVPATAMKRRQGLEAELRQGYVSMGQIPFVRSSMAHAEEITAYHALSPHLKEDYADLGFPAEATTVVPHFYDEGFYRPREGPAELTEPITALYVGALQDIKGVETLIRALALLRRTGHDVELQVAGRGPLEGTLRELAIDLGVSDAITWLGYVDHGELPDLYRSSDVFVYPGIIDEPFGRVMLEALATHTPIVSADVGSMDYIIGPAGTLFEPGDPESLADAFEALCVEYADHRAAIPEQLERFAPETVIESLGSLYADVATSFSTRST, from the coding sequence ATGTCTGAACGCCTCGACGTCGCGTTCGTTCCCGCGGAGTGTCCCGGTAGCGACGGCACCGGCGCGACACACAGTTCGACGATCTACATCGAACGCCTCTCCCATCACCACGACCTGACGGTGTACGTCTCGACCCAGATGGACGCCCGAGAAGCGACGCTCCCCGCACAGGACCGCGTCGAGTACGTGCTCCACGACCGCCTCCCGAAGCTCCCACACCCGATCTTCACGAAGATGGACGCCCTGCGCGAGGAGCGTGCCGCCCTCGAACGCCACGACCTGGTCCACTCCTATTCTTCCGCCTTTATCCCCGTGCTCGCCGATCTGGACGTCCCGACGCTTCTCACGCTCAACTCCTACCTGCCCGTCTGCCCGAAGGCGGACATGATGTACCACGGCGAGCGGAAGTGTTCGGGACCCGGCCAGCTGAAGTGTGCGACCTGCGTGCCCGCGACGGCGATGAAACGCCGTCAGGGACTCGAAGCCGAACTCCGGCAGGGCTACGTCTCGATGGGTCAGATCCCGTTCGTCCGCTCCTCGATGGCTCACGCAGAGGAGATCACCGCCTACCACGCGCTCTCGCCCCACCTGAAAGAGGACTACGCCGACCTGGGATTCCCAGCCGAGGCGACGACCGTCGTCCCGCACTTCTACGACGAGGGGTTCTACCGCCCGCGGGAGGGTCCCGCCGAACTCACCGAACCGATCACCGCGCTTTACGTCGGCGCGTTGCAGGACATCAAGGGCGTCGAGACCCTGATCCGGGCGCTCGCCCTGCTCCGGCGGACCGGGCACGACGTCGAGTTGCAGGTCGCGGGTCGTGGCCCCCTCGAGGGGACGCTTCGGGAACTCGCGATTGACCTCGGGGTGAGCGACGCGATCACGTGGCTCGGCTACGTCGATCACGGCGAACTGCCCGATCTCTACCGTTCCTCGGACGTGTTCGTCTACCCGGGGATCATCGACGAGCCCTTCGGCCGGGTGATGCTCGAGGCGCTCGCGACCCACACGCCGATAGTGAGTGCGGACGTCGGGAGCATGGACTACATCATCGGCCCCGCCGGGACGCTCTTCGAACCCGGCGATCCCGAATCGCTCGCCGACGCCTTCGAGGCGCTCTGCGTGGAGTACGCCGACCACCGGGCGGCGATCCCCGAGCAGCTCGAACGCTTCGCACCAGAGACGGTGATCGAATCGCTCGGGTCGCTCTATGCGGACGTCGCCACGAGTTTCTCGACCCGATCGACGTAA
- a CDS encoding Gfo/Idh/MocA family protein, translating to MSEQPPIRAGVIGVGSMGQNHARVYRELPETQLVGVHDVDMEQAGSVADAFGTAAMGMDALLEGVDMVSIAVPTQFHYDTARECIEAGVSVLVEKPFVEDLENGRRLIELAEQRNAVLQVGHIERFNPAVMTLQDLLDDLEIIAMEARRLGPPVDRDIEDTAVMDLMIHDIDILLSLLDEDVRDVYGAGTRKSNYATATIQTPSGRIGQLTASRVTQQKVRELTITAENCRVIVDYIDQSIEITRQSLPEYVKQEGFRYRHENIVEQVLVERREPLKNELSAFAEAVRTGSEPVVTGEDGLQALSLARQIDELAASERSTPTDVA from the coding sequence ATGTCTGAGCAACCGCCGATCCGCGCGGGCGTCATCGGCGTCGGTAGCATGGGCCAGAACCACGCCCGCGTGTACCGAGAACTCCCCGAAACACAACTCGTCGGCGTTCATGACGTGGACATGGAGCAAGCCGGGTCGGTGGCCGATGCGTTCGGAACGGCCGCCATGGGGATGGATGCCCTCCTCGAGGGGGTCGACATGGTCTCGATCGCGGTACCGACCCAGTTTCACTACGACACTGCCCGCGAGTGCATCGAGGCGGGTGTAAGCGTTCTCGTCGAGAAACCCTTCGTCGAGGACCTCGAGAACGGCCGTCGGCTGATCGAACTGGCCGAGCAACGAAACGCCGTCCTGCAGGTAGGCCACATCGAACGGTTCAACCCCGCGGTAATGACGCTGCAGGACTTGCTCGACGACCTCGAGATCATCGCGATGGAAGCGCGCCGACTCGGCCCGCCGGTCGACCGCGATATCGAGGACACTGCGGTAATGGATCTGATGATCCACGACATCGACATTCTGCTGTCCCTGCTCGATGAGGACGTCCGCGACGTCTACGGGGCGGGGACCCGCAAATCGAACTACGCCACGGCGACGATCCAGACGCCCTCCGGACGGATCGGACAACTCACCGCGAGTCGAGTCACCCAACAGAAGGTCCGTGAACTGACCATCACCGCCGAAAACTGCCGCGTGATCGTCGACTATATCGACCAGTCCATCGAGATCACCCGCCAGTCGCTCCCCGAGTACGTCAAACAGGAGGGCTTTCGCTATCGCCACGAGAACATCGTCGAACAGGTCCTCGTCGAACGGCGCGAACCCCTGAAAAACGAGCTCTCGGCGTTCGCCGAGGCCGTCCGCACCGGCTCCGAACCCGTCGTTACCGGCGAGGACGGCCTACAGGCCCTTTCGCTTGCCCGCCAGATCGACGAACTCGCCGCCAGCGAGAGGAGCACGCCAACGGACGTCGCATAA
- a CDS encoding DUF1616 domain-containing protein, with the protein MSLAYATEMRVHQWTGDLLTVLLFSGLAAGGILSGISITPVRVALALPLVLLVPGYAFISSLFPEAPDDDGTGFGTLERLVLSIALSLALVAMIAYVANFTPYGITLLPITVGVVAWTVLFSLLGLLRRARLPGEKRYRPTAGAHLGGLTGLFTVQSRRPGETRGAFEPESGRHVLLNGFLVFSVLVLLVGGAYMAVAAPSLPNEEPHTEFYLLSENGEGELTSTDLPTDLSAGETAPITVAIENHEGERVTYTTVVYQQQVTLSDDGRTVESVDGSEELDRFETTVDADETDQVAYEAGPTADGDVYVWFLLYHGDVPDDPSPENADETTRLTFAD; encoded by the coding sequence ATGAGCCTCGCGTACGCGACGGAAATGAGAGTCCACCAGTGGACGGGTGACCTGCTGACGGTCCTCCTGTTCAGCGGGCTCGCCGCGGGCGGCATCCTGTCGGGGATCTCCATTACGCCCGTCCGCGTCGCGCTCGCGCTTCCGCTCGTCCTGTTGGTACCGGGGTACGCATTCATCAGCAGCCTCTTTCCCGAGGCCCCCGATGACGACGGAACCGGCTTCGGCACCCTCGAACGTCTCGTCCTGTCGATCGCGTTGAGTCTCGCGCTCGTCGCGATGATCGCGTACGTCGCGAACTTCACGCCCTACGGAATCACCCTCCTTCCGATCACTGTCGGCGTCGTCGCCTGGACGGTACTGTTCTCGTTGCTGGGGCTCCTCCGGCGTGCCAGACTCCCCGGGGAAAAGCGCTATCGACCGACCGCCGGCGCCCACCTCGGCGGCCTGACCGGCCTCTTTACCGTCCAGTCGCGGCGCCCGGGCGAGACGCGCGGTGCGTTCGAGCCCGAAAGCGGTCGTCACGTCCTCTTGAACGGCTTTCTGGTGTTTAGCGTCCTCGTATTGCTCGTCGGTGGCGCATACATGGCCGTCGCCGCCCCCTCGCTGCCGAACGAGGAGCCCCACACCGAGTTCTACCTGCTCTCGGAGAACGGTGAGGGTGAGTTGACTTCGACCGACCTCCCGACTGACCTCTCGGCGGGCGAAACCGCCCCCATCACCGTCGCCATCGAAAACCACGAGGGCGAACGTGTGACCTACACCACGGTCGTCTACCAACAACAGGTGACACTGAGCGATGACGGTCGGACCGTCGAGAGCGTCGACGGGTCCGAGGAACTCGATCGGTTCGAGACGACCGTCGACGCCGACGAAACCGACCAGGTCGCCTACGAAGCCGGCCCGACGGCCGACGGCGACGTCTACGTCTGGTTCCTCCTCTATCACGGCGACGTTCCCGACGATCCCTCGCCCGAGAACGCCGACGAGACGACCCGCCTGACCTTCGCGGACTGA
- a CDS encoding nucleotide sugar dehydrogenase, with product MSNTARSAPALYDSAASTDEQRTALTSGEIPVAVYGLGKMGLPLASVYADVTGNVTGMDVDPEVVEGVNAGENHIVGEPGLSELVSEVVDRGALSATTDGSTAASEARIHVVIVPTLVDENSNPDLSVVESVMEQIASGLKAGDQVILESTVPPRTCRDVVAPLLAAESGLDREEFGVAFCPERTASGRAIEDIRGAYPKIVGGIDDESTRVAELIYGEINSQEIIPVSDATTAEAVKVFEGVYRDVNIALANELTKHAEELEISVLEAIQAANTQPFCDLHIPGAGVGGHCIPYYPHFLIQMFDADSRLMELSREINDTMPAYTAELALSGLTKHGKETEGSDVLVLGLTYRAGVDELRATPAMGVIERLAGAGANVTAVDPITDTTELFENAGAAVVSLEDARERTYDAVVLVTAQEAFEDLEIPALAADDPLVVVDGRQALSQLQNEHGIYYRGIGINA from the coding sequence ATGAGTAACACAGCACGGAGCGCTCCGGCGCTCTACGACTCCGCGGCATCGACGGACGAACAACGCACTGCGCTGACGAGCGGCGAGATCCCGGTCGCGGTCTACGGGCTCGGCAAGATGGGACTGCCCCTCGCGTCGGTGTACGCCGACGTGACCGGCAACGTCACCGGGATGGACGTCGATCCCGAGGTCGTCGAGGGTGTCAACGCCGGCGAGAACCACATCGTCGGCGAACCCGGCCTCTCGGAGCTCGTCAGCGAGGTCGTCGACCGGGGCGCGCTGTCGGCGACGACCGACGGATCGACGGCCGCGAGCGAGGCCCGGATCCACGTCGTGATCGTTCCGACCCTAGTCGACGAGAACAGCAACCCCGACCTCTCGGTCGTCGAATCGGTGATGGAACAGATCGCCTCGGGACTCAAAGCGGGCGATCAGGTCATCCTCGAATCGACGGTCCCGCCCCGCACCTGCCGGGACGTCGTCGCGCCGTTGCTCGCCGCCGAAAGCGGGCTGGATCGCGAGGAGTTCGGTGTCGCGTTCTGCCCCGAACGCACCGCGAGCGGGCGGGCGATCGAGGACATCCGCGGGGCCTACCCGAAGATCGTCGGCGGGATCGACGACGAGAGCACGCGCGTGGCCGAACTGATCTACGGCGAGATCAACTCCCAAGAGATCATCCCCGTCTCGGACGCGACGACCGCGGAGGCGGTCAAGGTGTTCGAAGGGGTGTATCGCGACGTCAACATCGCGCTCGCGAACGAGCTGACGAAACACGCCGAGGAACTGGAGATCAGCGTTCTGGAGGCGATTCAGGCCGCGAACACCCAGCCGTTCTGCGACCTGCACATCCCCGGTGCGGGCGTCGGGGGCCACTGTATCCCCTACTACCCGCACTTCTTAATCCAGATGTTCGACGCCGACTCGCGGCTGATGGAGTTGTCCCGCGAGATCAACGACACGATGCCGGCCTACACCGCGGAACTCGCCCTCTCCGGGCTGACGAAGCACGGAAAGGAGACCGAGGGAAGCGACGTGCTCGTCCTCGGGCTGACCTATCGGGCCGGCGTCGACGAGCTGCGTGCAACGCCCGCGATGGGCGTGATCGAACGCCTGGCGGGTGCGGGCGCGAACGTCACCGCAGTCGATCCGATCACTGACACGACGGAACTGTTCGAGAACGCGGGTGCGGCGGTCGTGTCGCTCGAAGACGCACGCGAGCGAACCTACGACGCGGTCGTCTTGGTGACCGCACAGGAAGCGTTCGAGGACCTCGAAATACCTGCACTGGCGGCCGACGACCCGCTGGTGGTCGTCGACGGCCGGCAGGCCCTTTCGCAACTACAGAATGAACACGGAATCTACTACAGAGGAATCGGTATCAATGCCTGA
- a CDS encoding DUF354 domain-containing protein, translating to MPTENSERLLVAIQHPAHVHFYRHAIRELEDDHEISIVVRDSEVATDLLDAYGFEYEVIGRSGSGLRLIASQALYEAKMLRRAREFQPDVMSAIGGSAVAHVARAVGAKSVVFTDTEHATLTNRLMAPFADEIWTPECFHADFGDKQVRYPGYHELAYLHPDRFTPDESIRNDVGLEEDDRYVVLRLVSWEASHDAGAGGIDDVGDVVDRLEATGATVLITAEGDLPARVRDRQVDIEPHRMHDLLAGATLFVGEGATMAAESAVLGTPAVYVNTLRMGYTDELEARYGLLYNCQGAFRHRMAIQTAESILSGEEGRDWADARARLLEEKVDTTTVIHNALTGNGFD from the coding sequence ATGCCTACCGAAAACTCTGAGCGCCTGCTGGTCGCGATCCAGCACCCCGCACACGTCCACTTCTATCGGCACGCGATCCGCGAGCTTGAGGACGATCACGAGATTTCGATCGTCGTGCGCGATTCGGAGGTCGCAACAGACCTACTCGACGCGTACGGTTTCGAGTACGAGGTGATCGGGAGATCCGGATCCGGGCTCAGGCTGATCGCCTCGCAGGCACTGTACGAGGCGAAGATGCTCCGGCGCGCCCGCGAGTTCCAGCCGGACGTGATGAGTGCGATCGGCGGATCGGCGGTCGCTCACGTTGCGCGCGCGGTCGGCGCGAAGAGTGTCGTCTTCACCGACACCGAACACGCGACGTTGACCAACCGGCTGATGGCTCCCTTCGCCGACGAGATCTGGACACCCGAGTGTTTTCACGCGGACTTCGGTGACAAGCAGGTCCGGTATCCGGGCTATCACGAACTCGCCTACCTCCACCCCGACCGGTTCACGCCCGACGAATCGATCCGTAACGACGTCGGGCTCGAGGAGGACGACCGATACGTCGTCCTTCGGCTGGTCTCCTGGGAGGCCTCCCACGACGCGGGCGCGGGCGGGATCGACGACGTCGGCGACGTGGTCGATCGCCTCGAAGCCACGGGTGCGACGGTCCTGATCACTGCCGAAGGGGACCTACCGGCACGCGTGCGCGATCGTCAAGTCGACATCGAGCCACATCGCATGCACGATCTCCTGGCGGGTGCGACGCTGTTCGTCGGTGAGGGGGCGACGATGGCCGCCGAGAGCGCGGTACTCGGGACCCCCGCGGTCTACGTCAACACGCTCCGGATGGGCTATACCGACGAACTCGAGGCGCGATACGGACTGTTGTACAACTGTCAGGGCGCTTTCCGACACCGAATGGCGATCCAGACCGCCGAATCGATTCTCTCGGGCGAGGAAGGTCGCGACTGGGCGGACGCGCGTGCCCGGCTCCTCGAGGAGAAGGTGGATACGACGACCGTGATCCACAACGCACTCACCGGGAATGGCTTCGATTGA
- a CDS encoding winged helix-turn-helix transcriptional regulator, whose amino-acid sequence MTSNTDRAQRVVDTVDLISKKWHPVIIQRLLEAEPLRFNELKERIDGISGKVLTDSLEDLTESGLLSRTVVSEAPKRVEYELTDTGHELQDALEALAAWGDRHLDPDPDPVVLIVDDDPRLVRMHASWLESDYTVERAYDGEDAFKKLDDSIDAVLLDRRMPGIDGEDVLARIREWNLDCGVIMLSAVEPDFDIVDMGFDAYIVKPGFRDEVRETVTDVLARDVHDAPLREYLALSAKESLLRAEKSAAELEASDEYDRLRRRIERLASQLDDPADAADDPQLQALLNDA is encoded by the coding sequence GTGACCAGTAACACAGATCGGGCACAACGGGTCGTCGATACCGTCGACCTCATCTCGAAGAAGTGGCATCCGGTGATCATACAGCGGCTCCTCGAGGCCGAACCGTTGCGATTTAACGAACTCAAAGAGCGTATCGATGGCATCTCGGGGAAGGTCCTCACCGACAGTCTGGAGGATCTCACCGAGAGCGGGCTCCTGTCCCGGACGGTCGTGAGCGAGGCGCCAAAGCGAGTCGAATACGAACTCACGGATACGGGCCACGAGCTTCAGGACGCGCTCGAGGCGCTCGCCGCTTGGGGCGACCGCCACCTCGATCCCGACCCCGACCCCGTGGTGTTGATCGTCGACGACGACCCCCGGCTCGTGCGGATGCACGCCAGTTGGCTCGAATCCGATTACACCGTCGAACGGGCCTACGACGGCGAGGACGCGTTCAAAAAACTCGACGACTCGATCGACGCCGTGTTGCTCGATCGACGGATGCCCGGCATTGACGGCGAGGACGTCCTCGCACGGATCCGCGAGTGGAACCTCGATTGCGGGGTGATCATGCTTTCGGCCGTCGAGCCCGACTTCGATATCGTCGACATGGGCTTCGACGCCTACATCGTCAAACCCGGGTTCAGAGACGAGGTCCGCGAGACGGTCACCGACGTGCTCGCGCGGGACGTCCACGACGCCCCGCTCAGGGAGTATCTCGCCCTGTCGGCGAAGGAATCGCTGTTGCGCGCAGAGAAATCGGCGGCCGAACTCGAAGCCAGCGACGAGTACGACCGGCTTCGACGCCGTATCGAACGACTCGCATCACAACTGGACGATCCCGCCGACGCGGCCGACGACCCACAGCTCCAAGCGCTCCTCAACGACGCCTGA